The Acidobacteriaceae bacterium genome contains the following window.
AAGGTGATCTTCTCCATCTCCAACGAGGAGTCGCGCTACACGCTCAACGGCGCGCTGCTCGTGCTCAAAGCTGAGTCCATGGCGATGGTCGCCACTGACGGCCACCGCCTCGCGCACATCGAGAAGACCGGCGAGCCCATCGAAGGCATCTCCGGCGAAAAGAAGACCCTGATTCCGCGCAAGGCGCTCGCCGAGCTCAACGGCCTGCTCGCGAACATGGAGCCCAGCAAGGACAAGGCGCCGCAGTTCATCGAGTTCGCCGATGACGATCAGACGCTCTTCTTCAAGGTCGGCGGTCGTGTGCTGACCTCGCGCAAGCTCACCGGCCAGTTCCCCAACTACGAGGCCGTGCTCCCGCGCGACAACAACAAGTTCGTCATCGTCCGCAGCGAGGACCTGATGGCCTCCATCCAGCGCGTCGCTCAGTTCGCCGACGAGCGCTCCGGCGCCATCAAGATCCGTCTCGAGCAGAACGAGCTCAAGCTCTCCGCGCAGTCCACCGACGCCGGCGAGTCCGAAGACATCATCGAAACGCCCTACAACTACGACCCGCTCGTCGTTGGCTTCAACAGCTCCTACCTGGTCGATTTCCTCCGCGCCATCGGCCTCACCGGCGAGGTCCGCCTCGAGTTCAAGGACGCGCAGTCCGCCGGCCAGATGCGCCCCGAGGACGGCAACGAAGAAACCCGCTACCGCTACATCCTCATGCCCATGCGCATCTGAAGTAAACGCTGGACTGGCGACAACGAAGGCCCGCTCACCAGAGCGGGCCTTTTGTATCTCTCGAGTGCTGTCTCACTTCCGCGTGCTTTGCTCGACAGGCGCCTTGAATCGAACCCACCATGAATCGCCGCTGTTTTCTACGGAATTTCCGGAAGCGACTCTGCCGTTCACTCGAACACTGGATGCATTAGGCCGGTGCGCAAACGGCCCAAGACGCATCGCCACCACGCCGAGGTTCTTATCGGAAGATATGCGCAAATTCATCCGGTCACGAGAACGCGTGAGGCGGTAGCTCAGCAGTGCAGTTTCAAGTTGTTCTGACGATTCGTAGACCAGTGGATATTGCTTCACCGAAATCTCGTTCCAGTCATACGGCATTCTCGGAAAAAACTGCAGGCGAGCTGGCTTTGTGTCGTCCACACCGATGACCAGGCGAAGCGTTTTGACAACCTCCGCCTCCTGCACACCGTTGCCAAGGTCTCCGATGCGAAACCAGTACTTGCCTGTCGGATCAATTTGCACTCCCTCAGGCACGATGAAGGATCCGAATCGCGGATCGTAAATTTCTTTTCCCATCCAGTCCAACATCTTCGTCGCATCCTGCATACGATCAAGCAGGAGCGCCGACTGCGTCACGAATCCTTGGCCATATCCCATCGACTGTCCGTAAAACCCAAACGGTTTGTAGGTGTCGATCAGGCGCTTGTACGTGTCTTCATTGATCGCGCGCCATCCAGGATTGCTGTCCTCCGGCGCAAAGCCCCAATCATCCGCCTGGAAAACCAACGGCCCAAGAACAGTGGTCTTGTGCGTCCAGTTGGAGTAATCCAGGGTCCACACGGGGCCGTACTTCGGGTCATCGACGACGTAGTGATTCGTAATCGCCGCGCTCATCAGGTCGGCGCGTTGCCGCCACTGCGCTGCAGATTCGGAGTCTCCTATGGAGTCCGCCATCTGCGCCAAAGCCCGCAGCGCGTCCATGCTCACAGCGTCCGGGTACACAGAATAGCCGTCTCCATTCGCGCTTTCACCCGTGGTGTGCAGCAGCCCGTCTTTCGCCCCCGATATATCGGGATGAGCAAACTGCCAAAGGATCCAGTCACCTTCCGCCTTTATGTCGGGCCAACGCTGGCGAAGCCATTGGTCCCGGTCGGGCAACTCTCGCCAGAGCTTGTAGATGGCCAGGGTTGTCAGCCCTTCGCCGTCGTTCTCAAAGCTCGGATTGCCCGGATGATTGACCAGTGAACCCCAGTGCGGCGGAAGCGACACGTTCTTGTACCTGAGTTTGGGATCGCTCGCATAACTGCGAGCCATGCGCAGCGAGTAATCAACACATCGCATCACCGCATCGGTGTAGCCAAGGTCCGCGACCTCCTGAATACTGCGGCCCATGTCGCGCGTGTAGGAGACGCCATAGTAGCTCCCGATATTCGGAACGAAGGTCCCAAATCCCTTGTAGCCTCCCCACGACACCGCGCCACGAGTAGAGGTGTGATACATCCGCTCCGCATCGATCTTGTCCAGAATGTCCTCGACGTTATAGCGGAACGCATTGGACAGGATCTCTGCAGAGATATCGCCGCGAAAGGAGACCTCCGCTCCTGAATAGTTCGGCGGCGAGGATGGTGCCACATGCCCGGTGTATTCTC
Protein-coding sequences here:
- the dnaN gene encoding DNA polymerase III subunit beta, with product MPDAAPTGNLEITVSRAELLRELTAAQSVVERKTTIPILSNFLFEATEDGRLTITATDLDQSLHTSCAAKVKKPGACTIPARKLYDYIKLLPEGDISIKLMDNHWVQIRAGRSNTKMVGMARANFPQVPQFPAAGGYKINAVTLHNMIAKVIFSISNEESRYTLNGALLVLKAESMAMVATDGHRLAHIEKTGEPIEGISGEKKTLIPRKALAELNGLLANMEPSKDKAPQFIEFADDDQTLFFKVGGRVLTSRKLTGQFPNYEAVLPRDNNKFVIVRSEDLMASIQRVAQFADERSGAIKIRLEQNELKLSAQSTDAGESEDIIETPYNYDPLVVGFNSSYLVDFLRAIGLTGEVRLEFKDAQSAGQMRPEDGNEETRYRYILMPMRI